The stretch of DNA tttcAAAGATGACACAGCTAGCTCACCAATAGCCACACAAAAAGAATTGTTGGGACTCCATTGCAGTTATCAATACAAATATGaatgatgtgtatgtgtgtgtgtgtgtgtgtgtgtgtgtgtgtgtgtctgctgtctaCAGGAGCATGGAGCAGCTCAAGCGTTGGCTGGACGGCGACCCTGTGGACCATTTGTCCACACCGCTCTTCATTCCATCCTCCACTCTGTTGTCCATGCCAACAACAATCGCTCATGCACCCACAGCCAAGACGAGGGATGCAGCTCTCACTCAGGTATGATGTCACCTCCATCACTGCTTCTAGGACGAGTTATGACCTCATTCATCCATTCTGGGTGATAGTGAAGGTGGTAGGTTTGGGCAAACTTGCTGGATGTTGAAGATAATTAGACTTGCATATTTTGCATTAAAGATGGGGTTTTCACATAAGCTATTAATGATACCTGTGGCTGCAAATGACATGAGATCCATTAGCAATATCACTCTAAATGTTACTATGAGTTTCATatgtaattcatttttattgttttgctctCCAGGAGCCGGAGCCTGATGATCTGTCGGACAGAGCAGACTGGCCTCGAGCCGGGCCTGTGTCTATGGCATGGAGACTGAAGGAGCTGGAGCGACAGATTTTGGCGAGTCAAGAGGAAGAACTGGCCTGCAGGCTGAAGCTGAGTGGTCTGCTGAGCATCGTGGATGACTGATGAACTAATGGAAGAAAACCTTTTAACAACCGACTCTgaaaactgaagacaaactgtcTTCCGATCAAACCATGACGTTTTCATCTTTTAGTTTGTTGAAGCCAAATTCACTgatgataatgtgtgtgtgtgtgtgtgtgtgtgtaagaaataaagtgtctaaaattggtgtttgtttttgcacaaACCTGATGAGATGCTGATTTTTCAGTGTGTTAAAACCTCTAGAAAAGCTGCTTGTCTTGTTTGCCTTTAACACATTGAATTACTTGGATTGTATTTGTTTCATCAGACACTATCTATGGAATAATTCCTGTGTTTGAACCTTTTTTGTACTGTTGTGAAATTGTATATTAGCTAAATTTTGAATAAAATTATTTTCTATGTAAACCATTAAGTCAATTTGTTATCCATTATTAATTCATTAGATTATTACTCATGTATTAATGTAATAGCATGACTTCACAGTTGTAGTTTAGGTGGAACTTATTTTAATGTGATTATTATGGATTAAGCTGCTGATAACAGCCAAAGCAGCACCTTTACGATGCTTGTTTTGTCAACAGGAAAgtcaaaaatcaattaaaattatTAATAGAAAATGAAGCAAGTCTTCATCTTTGTGGAGCTGGAACCGTGAACCATGAATGTTTTAAGATGAAAACTGCTGAAATTAAACAATTGTTGGTGATAGATTGATCAACTAATCAGAAACTAGGCCCCACTTCATTGCTTGAGCAGTACGGAGTGGTGTCTGGAAGTCATCTCCACCCTCCAAGATTAGATCCTGAACTTCCTGACAGTGGGCGGTGCAGATAGGCAGCATCACATCCTCCACCCTGACTCTCAGGTCTCTATGCTCAGCACCCTCCTTTTCTCCCACAGCTCCAACACCATCATCATGTTTGCAGATGACACAACTTTCTATGcatacaccttttttttctgcttccacccagtttaaatattttatgtaTCATGATGACCATAAAGCTgattgcacattttatttttggacATTGAAGTTTAGCAATGAACTCAACAGGTGACATAGGGAGAAATAATGTAAGTATTGACAGATGGAGCTTCTTAGTAGGTAGAGCGGGTCATCCGCTAATCGGCAGGTCAGTGGTTTTGACTCCTGGATCCTCCAGCTGTACGTCAGTGACTTCGggaaagatactgaaccccagattACTTCAGCTGACGGCTCTGAGCGTAGGATGCTACGACTGCGGTATTACTCTTTAAGAGCTTAGTTCACTGCGAGGACTCTCAGTGTTACTCAACCTGCAATTATGAAAAAGGGAAACAGGCAGCCAAATATGAAAAGTGACATTTCAGTCTCCTTTCATAATTCAAAGGGAGGTAAACATTTCCTTTTGCAAGCTGGATGTGTAGCAATGTTATGGTAATTTCAATAGAAAAGGGCAGAGATTCTGATAACACCATGTTTCACTGGCACTTTAAAAAGAGgatgctgtttgtgttgtgaaatataatgtttattatttagACTGTGCAATCTCTGGACCTCTGCAGTGATGGAGGCTCTGATGAATTTCCTTAAAATTTGATGTTAACTGCCTTTCATCAAAACCCTCAAGTTAGACATCCTCTCAGATCCATTcttcatatactgtatgtttacaTTAGGCCACTGACAATGACATTTACATGGACAAGGACACTGTCAGAGACTCGACAGAGCCATGGACATGAACACAAACTTCAACATGTTTTCAATGCAGGACTTTCACATGCAACACAAGTATTTTTACAGAGTAGTATTAGTAAGTTTACTTAGGTAAAGGCTCTGActacttcctccaccactgtcTCTGTGGCTTCCTATAAAAGCAGAGCCGGTTCACTACCGTCTGTTGATCTGCGCTCCAGCACTCAGTAAGTTCACCAGCAGCTTTCTGGGGCACAATTAccataaaatgtgtgtgtgtgtgtgtgtgtgtgagtgtgtgtgtgtgagtgagtgagcacagttcaatctgcatttttgtaaaaataaataaataaataaatctcaaATTAAAATGGTGTTTActtgcatttttcatttcaggggTTGGATCTGACCTGAAATTCCAAAATGTTTGCCTATAACGTCATTAATGCAGGTAAAATAATTAAGTTGTTGTAACTGTCTTTTGTTCATTCTctgtattttcttctctttttgtcaaacattcttttacattttaaggaGCATGCTGAGATCAAgttagtataaaataaaaatagaaaatgatgACCCACACCCCTTTTGTTTGACTAGGAACCCAAGCAGTATTTCCTGGAGGGTACCCAGGAGGATTCCCAGGAGGATATCCAGGAGGAAACCAAGGAGGCTACCCAGGAGGATACCCAGGAGGGGGAAACCAAGGAGGGCACCCAGGAGGAAACCAAGGTGGATACCCAGGAGGAAACCAAGGAGGGCACCCAGGAGGAAACCAAGGAGGATACCCAGGAGGAAACCAAGGAGGATACCCAGGAGGAAACCACAGAGGTTACCCAGGAGGAAACCACGGAGGTTACCCAGGAGGAAACCAAGGAGGATACCCAGGAGGAAACCCAGCAGGATGCCCAGATAGACCTGGCAAGCCCCAACCTAGGCCCCCTCACCCTTGTGATCCATGTCACCCTGAACCCTGGGACCCATGTCAACCTGAACCCTGGGACCCATGTCGACCTGAACCCTGGGACCCATGCTATTCTTCAGCCTGGTACCAGTGCCAACCTGAACCCTGCAACCCATGCCGACCTGAACCCTGGGACCCATGCCGACCTGAACCCTGGGACCCATGCCGACCTGAACCCTGGGACCCATGCTATTCTTCAGCCTGGGACCCATGTGGAGGGTTTGGCGGATATGGCTATTGGGCCTAGTTGGAATTTTTCCCTGCCGTGTTAGGATCCTGAGCAGTAAGGGTAAGATCCAGTTGATTTATTGATAAATCTAGAGTGCAAATCATTGAGTCTTTGTCATATCAAAGTAAATACACTGACAGTAACTAACAGCAACATTTTATTGGTACAGTTACAGATTATTGACAAATCATGTTCTGgaaggaaattaaaatgaattctTTCTAATCCTCCAACAGCACCTACAGCCATGACCCAGACTAGGTGACCACGTCCTGataagaagagaaacaaaacaagttgCCACCTGGAAACCTTCGTCCTGCTTTGTgtcataaaataaatcaatttgatCACCCAAATACTGAAGCATGTTTTTCATGTAACACACTGTAAGCTTTTGATGTATTACACAGTCATCATAATTGTTTTGATTTACAAAATAAGACTGTTCTCTGTTCATTCATAAAGTAAGTCATCTCTACAATGCCCTGTCTCTTCTTgtcttctattttcttttttctttataaacataaacaaaatcagacatattttatttaattaccTAAAGGGAAactgtgttgtttcagttgCTCCGTCTAGAATAGAAATGTAACAGTATTTAGCAACTATAAGAAAATATAAACTAGAGAAGATAGTAaccagaaacatttaaaaatgtaaataaaatgtaaaatgtgtataCATTATAGCAACATAAAACTATATAATATgggttaattaataattaatcagCAATTCAGTCTACACATTATTAATGGGGTTAATTAGTATTTTAAGCTGGAAGTGGCAGATTTGATTGGAATATCTACATTTGTCTACAGAGGACCATCACTCCTGTGGTCCAATGGCACATGCAATTATGCTAGCACATCTGAAAAAAGTTGTGCTGTTTAAAGAAGCAATAAAAACGGCCCTACAGACACCGACACGAAAACGGAAACAGACACGAAGCCAGCCAAATGGACAGAAACATGGAAATTTGGACACAAACATTGGGGGCGGCTGTGACTATTGTTAACGGAGGGtagctggtttgattcccctcctgatgtgctggttggcaccttgcatggcagccaccgccatcagtgtatgaatgtatgtatgagtgCAAATATCACATTGACTTGAAAATATAccagaacacagacagagacatggatgtgAACACAGACAAGAACTAATAACAGgcacagacataaaaacacaggaTTGGACACAGTTAAGGTTGAGTTAAGTAAAGATTCTGAgtacttcctctccactgctgCCCCGTGTCTTCCTATAAAGGCAGAGTCAGTTCTCTGCAGTCTGTGAATGTGAACACCAGTATTAGTAGCTTCCTGGGCATAATTACCATaaggttagtgtgtgtgtgtgtgtgtgtgtgtgtgtgtgtgtgtgtgcgtgtgtgtgtgtgtgtgatttaaaattttaaaactGCTTAAATTTGCATTTTGTGAATATGTATACAAACAAAGGCCTTTGTTTGCTTCTTTCATTTTAGAGTTTGAATCTGATCTGAAATTCTATTAATGTTTGGCTATAACATCCCAGGAGGAAACCGTCCAATGTTCGGCAATAACATCAGGAACTTTGGTAACAACTCACTTGTTGCTGTCTTTTGTTCATTCTCTGtattttcttcacttttactAAAACCCCATCCTCATTCTTATTGTCTTATTGTCAcattctttaaaatgttaagGAACAACAACTGGAATCAAGATAATACAATCTGAAATAGAAGATGATGAACCCTACTTCTTTTGTTTGACTAGGAATCCAGTATGCCCTTGCCTGTAAACCTCAGCCAATGCCAGGTGGAAACCCAGGAGTAAGCCCAGGAGGATACCCAGGTGGTCACCCAGGAGGATACCCAGGAATGCCGGGAGGAATGCCGGGAGGAATGCCAGGAGGATACCCAGGTGGACACCCAGGAGGATACCCGGGAGGACACCCAGGAGTAAACCCAGGAGTAAGCCCAGGAGGATACCCAGGTGGACACCCAGGAATGCCAGGAGGAATGCCAGGAGGAAACCCGGGTGGAATGCCAGGAGGAAACCAAGGGGGGGTCCCAGGAGGAATCCCGGAAGGAGGCAGCCTGGGGGGAGTCCCGGGAGGAGACAACCCGGGAGGAGTCCCGGGAGAAATCCCAGGAGGAGGCAACCCAGGAGGAGTCCCGGGAGGCAACCCGGGGGGAGTCCCAGGAGGAATCCCAGCGGGAGTCCCAGGAGTAATCCCGGGAGGCAATCTGGGGGGAGTCCCCGGAGGAATCCCAGGAGGAGGCAACCCGGGGGGAGTCCCGGGAGGCAACCCGGGGGGAGTCCCAGGAGGAATCCCAGCGGGAGTCCCAGGAGTAATCCCGGGAGGCAATCTGGGGGGAGTCCCCGGAGGAATCCCAGGAGGAGGCAACCCGGGGGGAGTCCCGGGAGGAATCCCAGGAGTAGGCAACCCGGGGGGAGTCCCGGTTGGAATCCCAGGAGGAGGCAACCCGGGGGGAGTCCCGGGAGGAATCCCAGGAGTAGGCAACCCGGGGGGAGTCCCGGTTGGAATCCCAGGAGGAGGCAACCCGGGCGGAGTCCCGGGAGGAATCCCAGGAGGAGGCAACCCAGGAGGAGTCCCGTGGCCTGCCCAACCCTTCCCTCCTGCAACCGGAATTTGTGGAGTGGTGACTGGGCCTGGTTGGGTTTGGCTGTCACCTTGTTAAGATCCTGAACAGCAATGGTGAGAGCCAGtcaatttatttataaatgtaaagTCCAAACCACCCAATTCTTActaattatttatcattttaattttaggttctttttttaaattaggcAATACactcagttgccagtttgtttGATTCAACAGTTAACACTAACGCAAGAGTTCTCCAATGTCCTCACTGCATTAAGGTTATAATATTCAgcttaacaaaaacacataattaaTAGACTTATTGACATGTCTTTGGTAATATTTGACTCTGCTGTCATCCTTCAACAGGTCCTGCAGCAGCGCCTCTGACGAGATGAAGACATCTGAATGGGAGGAGAAACAAGACAGATGACCAGCTCAAAATCTTCATCCTGCTTCCTTTAATGATAATCAGTTCATTTGACCACCTAGATTTTGAAGCATGTGTTTTATGTGACTCTGTATGCTTTAATGAATTAGACACAGATCCAAATTGTTCTCTTGTGATTAAAAGCATTAAACTGCTTTCTGCTCATTATCAAAGCAAATCAtctctttattctttttacctCACTGACCAAATTTGCTAGTGGATTAGATATTGAAATCCTTTATGAAGCAAAATTGACATGCTGGTTCAAGCTTCTCAAGAGGGACAGTTAGTcttgttttgacagttttttgttttatattattgtAAATTGAACATCTTGGGTATTTGGCTTCTTGTTTAACTCAACTAAAACTCTCTAGACGTCACTTTGGACTCTATAAATATGTGATGAGcaattttaatgtttctgaCATGATTAAATAATGAAAGTTGCAGCTATGACCTTTAATTAGAtattaatcattttaaatacatttatcttCAATGGAGCCGCTGTTTACTGATAGATAATTGATCACTTTGTAAGACAATTAACAAAAAtgaatgagataaaaagtcagtGGACAGCTTCCTTGGCaatttttttcataattaaaGCATCACTCAGGTTTATGTTAATATACCAGCTTTGTAAAAGATCTTAAATTAACTGTGAGGACTCGCAGTGTCACTCAACCTGCAAATATAAAAGAAAGCAAAGGGGTGGGAAAGCTATCTTGTTCCACTCTGGAAAGcacaaaataaagcaaataaaGTGCTTCACATGAAGTgtctaaaaagaaaataaagaggtgGATACATTATTTGGCAAAACAGATTTCAGACTTTCCAAGACTTGCATCCACCTGTTTTTTCAGTTGGCAGACAATCACATATAAGATTCTCAAGGTTGAGTTAAAACATCCCAGAAAATGAGTTGATGACAGCGTTTACAGTATTTTCCCCTAAAGCTTCTTGAGACGATCCTCAACACCAACAGCACTTAAGATATGTGGCATTTAAAAACACGGATTACAAAATCAGAAGTGCCCCCATCATATGTGAGGTCATGTTGCTGAATGAGCAACCTAGGCTAGAGGACTGGCCACTGTCAGTATCCACAGCAgatgtgagagtgaaaatatgaaaagtcGTTGGTCCTGATAACATCCCTGACCGTGTACTGAAAACATGCCAATCCACTGAAATTCTaacttatatttttattatatcacTCTCAGGTCCTCCAGTCCACCTCAGTGTTACTCAACCGGCaaatatgaattattattatcaattattaacgtaatatttctttcttcttttaacatTCAAACTTCgcaaattgttttctttttcactttggATATGTAGCAATGTTATGATCATTTCTGTAGAAAAGGGGAGAAAACTTGATAGCATCATGTTTTCCTGGTACTGTAAAAAGAGgatgctgtttgtgttgtgaaatgtgatgtttattaTTGAGACTGTCTATCTCTGTCTTCTTGACTCTCAACCCAACAACAGCTGTCATTATGACTGATTTCATTAAACCTTTGTGCAAGACTTGACTTGAAATGTGAGCCCTGACTCCAGAAAGACTTGAGACCCAAGATTTGACCGCTGAAAGACTTGACTTCACTTGACACTTGACTCATCAGAAGCTTGATTGAGAGTCAAAGACTGTcatttaacatcatcatcatcaaaggCTTAGCTGAAcctctttaaaggtgcagtatgtaagaaaacattgaaaagtgtaataaaatgattaacAGGGTtttaagaaataacagtttaacTGTATGTCATAATAAGACATCTAAGTTTTTTGTTAAAGAGGTATCTCCTAAAGTTCGCATGTTTACCCTTTGAGGTCGACGGACACACCAGCGCATCCaaatcacgtgaccaatttaagatgatgtGGCATCAAGACCCAGATTCAGTGAGTCTCGGTTTCAACTTATGTGTAAGTGCAGCCTTCCAACTATGGAAACCAAGAAGGATACCCAGGAGGAAACCAAGGAGGGTACCCAGGAGGTTACCCAGGAGGAAACCAAGGAGGGGGCGCAGGAGGAAACCAAGGAGGATTCCAAGGAGGAAACCCGGGAGGTTACCCAGGTAGACCACAACCTGCCAAGCCCTAACATAGGCCCCCTCAGCCTTGTGATCCATGCCCACCTGACCCCTGGGACCCATGCCCACCTGATCCCTGGAAACCATACTATTCATCAGCCAACAAATCATGTTCTggaaggaaattaaaataaattcttTCTAATCCTCCAACAGCTCCTACAGCCACGGCCCAGACTAGGTGACCACGTCCTGataagaagagaaacaaaacaagttgCCATCTGGAAACCTTCGTCCTGCtttgttttataaaataaatcactttgATCACCCAAATACTGAAGCATGTTTTTTAAGTCACACACTGTAAGGTTTTGATGTATTACACAGTCATCATGATTGTTCCCTTTTGATTTACAACATTAAACTGTTCTCTGTTCATTCATAAAGCAAGTCGTCTCTACAATGCCCTGTCTCTTACTCTCttctatttttttaacatatacaaaatcagaaatattttattgatcccTGGGTAACTGGCTAATGTTTCGGTTGCTCCGTCTAGAATAGAAATGTAACAGTATTGAGCAattataacaaaatataaactaGAGAAGATAGTattcagacacatttaaaaatgtaaataaaatgtaaaatgtgtataCATTATAGCAACATAAAACTATATGCATATATAATTAATCAGCAATTCAGTCTACACATTATTAATGGGGTAAATTAGTATTTTAAGCTGGAAATGGCAGATTTGATTGGAATATCTACATTTGTCTACAGAGGACCATCACTCCTGTGGTCCAATGGCACATGCAATTATGCTAGCACAGCTGAAAAATGTTGTACTGTTTAAAGAAGCAATAAAATGTAACCAGAAATAGAGATCGACATGGAAATGGATGTGAACACAGACAAGAACTAAAAACAGGCACAGATATAAAAACGGACAAAGACATGGTCACAGAAATGGACATGGACACAGTCAAGGACATGGATCAATACATGAACATTGACACAGATTTGGACACAGACAATGACattgacaacaacaaagacaaagaggtgACACTCTACATTGAGTTAAGTAAGTTAAGGTTGAGTTAAGTAAAGACTCTGAgtacttcctctccactgcaCCCCCGTGTCTTCCTATAAAGGCAGAGCCAGTTTGCTGCAGTCTGTTGATGTGAACACCAGCACCAGTAAGTTCAGTAGTAGCTTCCTTGGCATTAccatgaagtgtgtgtgtgtgtgtgtgtgtgtgtgtgtgtgtgtgtggtattttatgttttaaaactgcTTAAATCAGCactttgtaaatatgtttacaaacaGAGGCCTTTGTTTATATACCCTTATTTCATTTCAGGGTTTGGATCTGATCTGAAATTCTATTATGTTCGGCAATAACATCCAAGGGGGAAACCCAGGAGGAAACCCTCCGATGGTCGGCAATAATGTCAGCAGCATGGGTAACAACTCACTTGTTGCCGACTTTTGTTCGTTCTCAGTATTTTCTTCACTTTTAATAAAACCCCATCCTCATTCTTATTGTCAAACATTCTTTTAAATCTTGAGGAACAACAACTGGAATCAAGATAATACAATCTGAAATAGAAGATGATGAACCCTACTTCTTTTGTTTGACTAGGAATCCAGTATGCCCTTTTATGTAAACCTCAGCCAATACCAGGAGGAACCCCTCGAGGACCCCCAGGAGTAAACCCAGGAGGAATCCCGGGAGGAATGCCCGGAGGAATGCCAGGAGGAAACCCAGGTGGAAACCCAGGAGTAAACCCAGGAGGAGTCCCAGGAGGATTCCCGGGAGGAATCCCGGGAGGAATGCCAGGAGGAAACCCAGGTGGAAACCCAGGAGTAAACCCAGGAGGAGTCCCAAGAGGATTCCCGGGAGGAATGCCGGGAGTAAACCCAGGAGGAGTCCCAGGAGGAATCCAGGGAGGAATGCCGGGAGGAAGCCCAGGTGGACACACAGGATACCTGGGAGGACACCCAGGAGTAAACCCAGGAGGAGTCCAAGGAGGAATCCAGGGAGGAATGCCAGGAGGAAACCCAGGTGGACACACAGGAGGATACCCAGGAGGACACCCAGGAGTAAACCCAGGAGGAAATCCTAGAGGAGTCCCAGGAGGAATCCCAGGAGGAATGGCGGGAGGAGTCCCAGGAGGAAACCCAGGAGGAATCCCGGGAGGAATGGCGGGAGGAGTCCCAGGAGGAAACCCAGGAGGAATCCCGGGAGGAATGGCGGGAGGAGTCCCAGGAGGAAACCCAGGAGGAATCCCGGGAGGAATGGCGGGAGGAGTCCCAGGAGGAGTCCCGTGGCCTGCCCAACCCACCCCTCCTTCAACCGGAATTTGTGGAGTGGTGACTGGGCCTGGTTGGGTTTGGCTGTCACCTTGTTAAGATCCTGAACAGCAATGGTGAGAGCAAGTTAATTCATTTATAAATGTCAAGTCCAAACCACCCAATTCTTACTTACTACCAAAGTAAATACTGTTCAACAGTCCAGTGATAATCAGTGATAGTTACATTTAGGCCCTATTAATCTAACTTATGCAATAAATCAAATTGTTAGttaaatacaaacagaaaaagtTTATTCACAATTCAAATTCTTGAAATAACTAATTATTTATAATCTTATTTTTAGGGTCTTGTTTTTAATTAGGCAATACACTCAGTTACCAGTTTGTTTGATACAAGAGCTAAAACTAATGCAAGAGATCTCCAATGAGCCTCACTGCATTAAGGTTATAATATTCAGCTTaacaaaaacacttaattaATAGACATATTGACATGTCTTTGGTAATATTTGACTCTGCTGTCATCCTTCAACAGGTCCTGCAGCAGCGCCTCCGACGTGATGAAGACGTCTGAATGGGAGGAGAAACAAGACGGATGACCAGCTCAAAATCTTCATCCTGCTTCCTTTAATGATAATCAGTTCATTTGACCACCTAGATTTTGAAGCATGTGTTTTATGTGACTCTGTATGCTTTAATGAATTAGACACAGATCCAAATTGTTCTCTTGTGATTAACAGCATTAAACTGCTTTCTGCTCAAAATCAAAGCAAATCAtctctttattctttttacctCACTGACAAAATTTGCTGATGGATTAGATATTGAAATCCTTCATGAATCAAAATTGACATGCTGGTTCAAGCTTCTCAAGAGGGACAGTTGGTCTTGTTTTGACAGTATTCTGTCCGATGATGTTGTAAATTGAACATCTTGGGTATTTGGCTTCTTGTTTATCTCAACTGAAACTCTCTAGACGTCACCTTGGACTCTATAAACTTGTGAAGAGCAATTTTAAtgattttctgacatttaatacCCTTGA from Sparus aurata chromosome 9, fSpaAur1.1, whole genome shotgun sequence encodes:
- the LOC115588736 gene encoding elastin-like, with product MFGYNIPGGNRPMFGNNIRNFGIQYALACKPQPMPGGNPGVSPGGYPGGHPGGYPGMPGGMPGGMPGGYPGGHPGGYPGGHPGVNPGVSPGGYPGGHPGMPGGMPGGNPGGMPGGNQGGVPGGIPEGGSLGGVPGGDNPGGVPGEIPGGGNPGGVPGGNPGGVPGGIPAGVPGVIPGGNLGGVPGGIPGGGNPGGVPGGNPGGVPGGIPAGVPGVIPGGNLGGVPGGIPGGGNPGGVPGGIPGVGNPGGVPVGIPGGGNPGGVPGGIPGVGNPGGVPVGIPGGGNPGGVPGGIPGGGNPGGVPWPAQPFPPATGICGVVTGPGWCSLPTMETKKDTQEETKEGTQEVTQEETKEGAQEETKEDSKEETREVTQPIPGGTPRGPPGVNPGGIPGGMPGGMPGGNPGGNPGVNPGGVPGGFPGGIPGGMPGGNPGGNPGVNPGGVPRGFPGGMPGVNPGGVPGGIQGGMPGGSPGGHTGYLGGHPGVNPGGVQGGIQGGMPGGNPGGHTGGYPGGHPGVNPGGNPRGVPGGIPGGMAGGVPGGNPGGIPGGMA